From a single Bernardetia sp. genomic region:
- a CDS encoding aminotransferase class I/II-fold pyridoxal phosphate-dependent enzyme yields MDLFEKLKTNRGPLGQFSSVAHGYFAFPKLEGEIKPRMKFRGKEVLTWSLNNYLGLGNHPEVRKADTEATKDWGLAYPMGSRMMSGNSNTIEEFESQLSDFVQKEDTFILNYGYQGIMSVVDALLDRKDVVVYDSECHACIIDGLRMSLAKRYVFPHNDIEKCEKQLERATKYVAETGGAILVITEGVFGMLGDQGKLKEIVELKEKFQFRLLVDDAHGFGTMGETGIGTGEAQGVQDQIDIYFSTFAKSMASIGAFISGPEDVINYLRYNMRSQIYAKTLPMPLVVGNMKRLEMLRTMPELKENLWKVVNALQNGLRENGFNIGETNSPVTPVFLSGGNNEAGNLIIDLRENYHIFCSVVIYPVVPKDVIMLRLIPTAAHTLEDVTETIEAFKAVSDKLKNGVYANSEISAAI; encoded by the coding sequence GTGGATTTATTCGAAAAATTAAAAACTAATCGTGGACCTTTAGGTCAGTTTTCTTCTGTTGCACACGGATATTTCGCATTTCCAAAATTAGAAGGAGAAATTAAGCCTCGTATGAAATTTAGAGGAAAGGAAGTATTGACATGGAGCTTGAACAATTATCTAGGACTTGGCAATCATCCTGAAGTACGCAAAGCAGATACAGAAGCGACAAAAGATTGGGGACTTGCCTATCCGATGGGCTCACGTATGATGTCTGGAAATTCGAATACGATTGAAGAGTTTGAATCACAGCTTTCTGATTTTGTTCAGAAAGAAGATACCTTTATCTTAAATTATGGTTATCAAGGAATTATGTCTGTTGTAGATGCTCTCCTTGACCGTAAAGATGTAGTAGTATATGATTCTGAGTGTCATGCTTGTATCATTGATGGACTTCGTATGAGCCTTGCCAAGCGTTATGTATTTCCTCATAATGATATTGAAAAGTGTGAAAAACAATTAGAAAGAGCCACTAAATATGTAGCAGAAACAGGTGGAGCTATTTTAGTGATTACAGAAGGTGTTTTTGGAATGCTCGGCGACCAAGGCAAACTCAAAGAGATTGTAGAACTTAAAGAAAAATTCCAATTCCGTTTGTTGGTGGATGATGCACACGGCTTTGGTACAATGGGAGAGACAGGTATCGGAACAGGAGAGGCACAAGGTGTTCAAGACCAAATCGATATATATTTCTCTACTTTTGCTAAGTCTATGGCAAGTATTGGAGCATTTATTTCAGGTCCAGAAGACGTAATCAATTATTTGCGTTACAATATGCGTTCACAGATTTATGCAAAAACACTTCCTATGCCACTTGTAGTGGGTAATATGAAGCGTTTGGAAATGCTTCGTACTATGCCAGAGCTAAAGGAGAATCTTTGGAAAGTCGTAAATGCTCTTCAAAATGGTTTGCGTGAAAACGGGTTTAATATCGGAGAAACTAACTCACCAGTGACTCCAGTATTTTTGAGTGGAGGAAATAACGAGGCTGGAAATCTTATTATTGACCTTCGTGAAAACTACCACATCTTCTGCTCTGTGGTTATTTATCCAGTTGTGCCTAAAGATGTAATTATGTTACGTCTTATTCCAACAGCAGCGCATACTTTAGAGGATGTAACAGAAACTATTGAGGCGTTTAAAGCTGTTTCTGACAAACTCAAAAATGGAGTGTATGCTAATAGCGAAATTAGTGCAGCTATATAA
- a CDS encoding histone H1, which produces MGRYQEVEDLITGLQEDFSKFYEKDNQAAGTRIRKGMQELKKIAQEIRTEVQETKNKRAAETKK; this is translated from the coding sequence ATGGGTCGTTATCAAGAAGTCGAAGACTTAATTACAGGATTACAAGAAGATTTTTCTAAGTTCTACGAAAAAGACAACCAAGCTGCTGGAACTCGTATCCGTAAAGGAATGCAAGAGCTTAAAAAAATTGCACAAGAAATCCGTACAGAAGTACAAGAAACTAAAAATAAACGTGCAGCAGAAACTAAGAAGTAA
- a CDS encoding cation diffusion facilitator family transporter: MTHSHHQERHNHEHAPKSLENINVAFYIGIALNIIFTAIEFFYGYATNSLALLSDATHNLSDVGSLILALIGMKLAKKTATLSYTYGFKKASLLASLINSILLVFVAGGIIYEAVERFSTPSPVAGTAIIMVSGIGVVINTISAFLFFKGQEDDINVKGAFLHLLVDALVSVGVVIAGTIIYFTGFKIIDPIISCVIAIIVLISTWNLFNESIRLVLDGVPKSIKLEEIEKSLLEIDEIESVHHMHVWALSSTENAMTVHVVLKESVFEDTENIIQHWENLKLMIRHELLHHSVHHATLELDTDDSLEDEKVHL, translated from the coding sequence ATGACACACTCACACCATCAAGAAAGGCATAACCACGAGCATGCACCCAAAAGTTTAGAAAATATAAACGTAGCTTTCTACATTGGTATTGCGTTAAATATTATATTTACAGCTATAGAATTTTTTTATGGATATGCTACTAACTCACTTGCTCTTTTATCTGACGCTACACATAACTTAAGCGATGTAGGAAGTCTAATTTTGGCTCTTATAGGGATGAAACTTGCAAAAAAGACAGCGACCCTTAGTTATACGTATGGATTTAAGAAGGCTTCTTTATTGGCATCTCTTATTAACTCTATATTGCTCGTTTTTGTAGCTGGAGGAATTATTTATGAAGCAGTGGAACGTTTTTCAACGCCTTCTCCAGTAGCTGGCACTGCAATTATTATGGTGTCTGGGATTGGGGTTGTGATAAATACAATTTCTGCTTTTTTATTTTTTAAAGGGCAGGAAGACGACATCAACGTAAAAGGAGCTTTTTTACATTTGCTTGTTGATGCACTGGTTTCAGTAGGTGTAGTTATAGCAGGCACAATCATTTATTTTACAGGTTTTAAAATCATCGACCCAATTATTAGCTGCGTAATTGCAATAATTGTTTTAATTTCTACATGGAATTTATTCAATGAAAGCATTAGACTTGTTTTAGACGGTGTACCCAAAAGCATAAAATTAGAAGAAATAGAAAAATCTCTTTTAGAAATAGATGAAATAGAGAGTGTTCATCACATGCACGTTTGGGCTTTGAGCAGTACAGAAAATGCAATGACTGTACATGTAGTATTGAAAGAATCTGTTTTTGAGGACACAGAAAACATAATACAACATTGGGAAAATCTAAAGCTCATGATTCGTCATGAACTCTTACATCATTCTGTACATCACGCTACCTTGGAGCTAGATACGGATGATAGCTTAGAAGATGAGAAAGTTCATTTATAA
- a CDS encoding peroxiredoxin family protein has translation MSLPCNALAQFSTILEGKISPVASYEVVIEYQYQYLTYQPKRQLLTTNDKGEFNFNIPLKKSTWLTWKCKDKKGQIYLHVGDSLNMQIDIGKPFSKVKFSGLGASENNFLWQWEAEFGQTSKNALYPRKYKELKEKNFKNEVEKLRKNQYKLLEEAIGKKPLSDDFILALEHRIAYENANHLAEYPVLHAYLNKQKPQNMSSSYYSFFEEIVIQTPSALNQTAYLRFLRNYLEFRYTQYHNENYLKAYSNLYYPLLFEIVEKELQESVQAHAQAILLLELMGKGDKKLYKKYYQKYIKQHKEDKSAPVVREFFEKSEKISYGKTAPNFLLQDMTNKNVQLSDFKGKVVYLFFSPLEGFVLNNYLEGFEYLTNQLSRENKQNKVAFLWIQTEASNISDTEKEKMGEKCDKLNIIRLPCYFLDTLGYNIHTLPIAFLIDKEGKIAYSTTKLPTDAGLLEDIDYLTKK, from the coding sequence TTGAGTTTGCCTTGTAATGCTTTAGCTCAATTTTCAACCATTTTGGAAGGCAAAATTAGCCCCGTAGCTTCTTATGAGGTGGTTATAGAATACCAATATCAGTATCTAACATATCAGCCAAAAAGGCAACTCTTGACAACAAATGATAAGGGAGAATTTAATTTTAATATTCCATTGAAAAAATCTACTTGGCTCACATGGAAATGTAAAGACAAAAAAGGGCAGATTTATCTTCACGTAGGAGATAGCTTAAATATGCAAATAGATATTGGAAAGCCATTTTCTAAGGTAAAATTTTCTGGCTTAGGAGCATCAGAAAATAATTTTCTTTGGCAGTGGGAAGCTGAATTTGGACAGACTTCAAAAAATGCACTCTATCCGAGAAAATATAAAGAGTTGAAAGAGAAAAATTTTAAGAATGAGGTAGAAAAATTGAGAAAAAATCAGTACAAACTATTAGAAGAAGCAATAGGTAAAAAGCCTCTTTCTGATGATTTTATACTTGCCCTAGAACATCGAATTGCCTATGAAAATGCAAATCATTTGGCAGAATATCCTGTCCTACATGCTTATTTAAACAAGCAAAAACCACAAAATATGTCCAGTTCATATTATTCTTTCTTCGAAGAAATAGTCATTCAGACTCCATCTGCTCTTAATCAAACGGCTTACCTACGTTTTTTGAGAAATTATTTGGAGTTTCGCTACACACAGTATCACAATGAAAACTATTTGAAGGCATATTCGAATTTGTATTATCCTCTCTTATTTGAAATTGTAGAAAAAGAACTGCAAGAAAGCGTTCAAGCACACGCACAGGCTATTTTATTATTAGAATTGATGGGGAAAGGCGATAAAAAACTCTACAAGAAATATTATCAAAAATATATCAAACAACATAAAGAAGATAAATCAGCACCAGTAGTAAGAGAGTTTTTTGAAAAATCTGAAAAAATAAGCTATGGAAAAACAGCACCTAATTTTTTACTACAAGATATGACTAATAAAAATGTACAACTATCTGATTTTAAAGGAAAAGTTGTTTATTTATTTTTTAGTCCGTTAGAAGGTTTTGTACTAAACAATTACTTAGAAGGTTTTGAATATCTTACTAATCAGTTGAGTAGAGAAAATAAGCAAAACAAAGTGGCATTTCTTTGGATTCAGACTGAAGCATCAAATATTTCAGATACAGAGAAAGAAAAAATGGGAGAAAAATGTGATAAGCTCAATATTATTCGTCTTCCTTGCTATTTTTTAGATACTTTAGGCTACAATATCCATACACTTCCTATTGCATTTTTAATAGATAAAGAGGGGAAAATAGCTTATTCTACAACTAAGTTGCCTACTGATGCAGGACTTTTAGAAGATATTGATTATTTGACAAAAAAATGA
- a CDS encoding ABC transporter permease has translation MASEFEHISPSSQIRKRLLSHKPAMFGLIVILFAIFIALAGHTIMPDKTPDANDGAIQISKQMPIFETKILKFRKRLETQHAGFFESIYNGDETDYIITPIDTFRIVGDTVFYKVYGKKQEEEAFSLIYATKPVFTGHSNLLSDDSLHYNYQIKGDTVRYVDIQKRIRTTTLFELKEEFQKENIETRTYWLGTDRLGRDILSRLMYGTRISLMIGTIAVLISLALGVTLGALSGYFDGWIDNAIHWFMTVVWSIPSIMLVIAITIVLQSKGVWVAFVAVGLTMWVEIARIVRGKIKAIKRKPFIEATHAFGMSHWRIIFRHILPNMLGEIVVVTTSNFAAAILIEAGLSFLGLGVKPPTPSWGMMVSEGYSVIGTSNSWHLIVFPSLCISLLVLAFNLLGNGLRDAYDPNTNHG, from the coding sequence ATGGCTTCAGAATTTGAGCATATATCACCTTCCTCACAAATACGCAAACGCTTATTGAGTCATAAGCCTGCTATGTTTGGACTTATTGTAATTCTGTTTGCTATTTTTATTGCTCTTGCTGGACATACCATTATGCCAGACAAAACCCCTGATGCCAACGATGGGGCAATACAGATAAGCAAGCAAATGCCTATTTTTGAAACCAAAATTTTAAAGTTTAGAAAAAGGCTAGAAACTCAACACGCAGGTTTTTTTGAAAGCATTTATAACGGAGACGAAACAGATTACATCATTACTCCTATCGATACTTTCAGAATTGTGGGTGATACAGTTTTCTACAAAGTATATGGTAAAAAGCAAGAAGAAGAAGCCTTCTCTCTCATTTATGCAACTAAACCTGTCTTTACTGGGCATTCTAATTTGCTTTCCGACGACTCACTCCATTATAATTACCAAATTAAGGGCGATACAGTACGTTATGTAGATATTCAGAAGCGCATCAGAACAACAACACTTTTCGAACTCAAAGAAGAATTTCAAAAAGAAAATATAGAAACTCGCACCTATTGGCTAGGAACAGACCGTTTGGGCAGAGATATTCTAAGTCGTTTGATGTACGGAACACGTATTTCTCTGATGATTGGAACAATAGCTGTCTTGATTTCTTTGGCTTTGGGTGTAACTCTAGGAGCTTTATCTGGATATTTTGATGGTTGGATAGATAATGCCATTCATTGGTTTATGACAGTAGTCTGGTCAATACCTAGTATTATGCTTGTTATTGCCATTACGATTGTACTTCAAAGCAAAGGAGTTTGGGTAGCTTTCGTAGCAGTCGGACTTACCATGTGGGTAGAAATTGCACGTATCGTAAGAGGTAAAATCAAAGCTATCAAGAGAAAACCTTTCATTGAGGCAACTCACGCTTTTGGTATGAGCCATTGGAGAATTATATTCCGTCATATTTTACCAAATATGTTGGGGGAAATAGTAGTCGTTACCACCTCAAATTTTGCAGCAGCTATATTAATAGAAGCAGGATTGAGCTTTCTAGGACTAGGCGTAAAGCCTCCGACTCCTTCTTGGGGAATGATGGTTTCTGAAGGTTATTCTGTTATCGGAACAAGCAATAGTTGGCATTTAATTGTCTTTCCAAGTCTTTGTATCAGCCTTTTAGTGCTTGCTTTCAACCTTTTAGGAAATGGATTGAGAGATGCTTACGACCCTAATACAAACCATGGATAA
- a CDS encoding glycosyltransferase, translating to MLILIYGWHRTPIFIPKQTNKNSKIRFSVLIPVRNEAENITNLLNDLALQDLDTSNFEVLVLDDNSEDNTAEIVRNFISKAPYSLQLISVPAAGSAHKKRAITLGVSKAKYEYIITTDGDCRVDKSWLSTFSNFIESKSKTSQEAFFIAGAVRLNHTRDFFAALQASEFATLIGTGGAALNLGFPFTCNGANMAYSKEKFIELGGYQSDETNKDEGYKISSGDDEFLLHKFHKKYAQHIFFLKSKKAIVETEATKTWKQFYHQRKRWASKWNQHKKISHAAISVFVFVVQVLTLLTLVSMTSTLMNANFEVFDVEYINYLYCTFFIRMLTELIFLFSILIFLKQKRVIFTLPFWWIFYSFYAIFFGIVAQKKGYQWKGRQTK from the coding sequence TTGCTTATTCTGATTTATGGCTGGCATAGAACACCTATTTTTATTCCTAAACAAACAAATAAAAATAGTAAGATTCGTTTTTCTGTTTTGATTCCTGTTCGGAACGAGGCTGAAAATATTACTAATCTTCTAAATGATTTAGCCTTACAAGATTTAGACACATCAAATTTCGAAGTCTTAGTTTTAGATGATAATTCAGAAGACAATACAGCCGAAATTGTTAGAAATTTCATTTCAAAAGCTCCTTATTCTTTGCAGCTTATTTCAGTTCCTGCTGCTGGCTCTGCACATAAAAAACGAGCTATTACTTTAGGAGTTTCAAAAGCAAAATATGAGTATATTATTACCACAGACGGAGATTGTAGAGTAGATAAAAGTTGGCTTTCTACCTTTTCTAATTTCATAGAAAGTAAGTCTAAGACAAGTCAAGAGGCATTTTTCATTGCTGGCGCAGTTCGCTTAAATCATACAAGAGATTTTTTTGCAGCTCTGCAAGCCTCTGAATTTGCTACGCTGATTGGAACTGGTGGGGCAGCTCTAAACCTAGGCTTTCCTTTTACTTGCAATGGTGCAAATATGGCATATTCAAAAGAAAAATTTATAGAACTAGGAGGTTATCAGAGTGATGAAACGAACAAGGATGAAGGGTATAAAATTTCTTCTGGAGATGATGAGTTTTTACTTCACAAGTTTCATAAAAAATACGCTCAACATATATTTTTCTTAAAATCAAAGAAAGCCATTGTAGAAACAGAAGCTACAAAGACTTGGAAACAGTTTTACCACCAACGAAAACGCTGGGCAAGTAAATGGAATCAACACAAAAAAATAAGCCATGCAGCCATCAGTGTTTTTGTATTTGTCGTACAAGTCTTGACATTACTGACATTAGTTTCTATGACTTCAACATTAATGAATGCAAACTTTGAAGTATTTGATGTAGAATATATAAACTATTTGTACTGTACTTTTTTTATCAGAATGCTTACAGAATTAATTTTCTTATTTTCTATTTTAATTTTCTTAAAACAAAAAAGAGTAATTTTTACGCTGCCTTTTTGGTGGATATTTTATAGCTTCTATGCTATTTTTTTTGGAATCGTAGCACAAAAAAAAGGCTATCAGTGGAAAGGCAGACAAACAAAATAA
- a CDS encoding MBOAT family O-acyltransferase: MESVWEILSYKKNEPLIFTNVWFWVLFAFVLFIYQFVKDGSINSVKYKLSGDSFGRKETSQIARTLFLAVFSLYFYYLSSGWFFLLLIFSTVVDYFIGEGIFKSDDEKHRKLLVTISVIINLSVLAYFKYTFFFVDSLNTTSEWLTGTSWELAKTDYLAYFLNLVVGKPYFETDTIFLPVGISFYTFQTISYSVDIYRRELKPVNNIIDFGFYVSFFPQLVAGPIVRASEFVPQIYQKYKLSETEYNEAIFLIINGLVKKMMISDYISANYVDRVFAEPFQYTGFENLMAVYGYAIQIYCDFSGYTDIAIGVALLLGFRLPINFNSPYKATSITDFWRRWHISLSSWLRDYLYIPLGGNRKGKVRTYVNLFLTMLLGGLWHGNAWRFVIWGALHGVALAVHKLWLTFVDIPETWQKSKVYNLVMLIITFHFVCLCWMYFRAADVATVNLMLEQIFYKFEVAGVFERLAAYKTIFSVMLLGFVIHWLPEDIKTATKTTFAELPDLIKAIIIVAIILFVFQFKTAGIQPFIYFQF; encoded by the coding sequence ATGGAAAGTGTTTGGGAAATCCTTTCGTACAAAAAAAACGAACCTCTCATTTTTACCAATGTTTGGTTTTGGGTTTTGTTTGCGTTCGTACTTTTCATTTATCAGTTTGTTAAAGATGGAAGCATCAATAGCGTAAAGTACAAACTCTCTGGAGATTCGTTTGGAAGAAAAGAAACCTCACAGATTGCCAGAACTCTTTTTCTTGCTGTTTTCAGCCTCTATTTTTACTATCTTTCAAGTGGATGGTTCTTTTTGCTACTCATTTTTTCTACGGTGGTAGATTATTTTATTGGAGAAGGAATTTTTAAAAGTGATGACGAAAAGCATAGAAAACTTCTTGTTACAATTAGTGTAATCATAAATTTGTCTGTCTTAGCCTATTTCAAATATACTTTTTTCTTTGTAGATTCTCTCAACACCACTTCCGAATGGCTTACAGGAACGTCGTGGGAACTTGCGAAAACAGACTATTTAGCCTATTTCCTCAACCTTGTAGTAGGAAAACCTTATTTCGAAACAGATACTATTTTTCTTCCTGTCGGCATTTCTTTTTATACTTTTCAAACCATTAGTTATTCGGTAGATATTTACAGAAGAGAACTCAAGCCTGTAAATAATATTATTGATTTTGGTTTTTATGTTAGCTTTTTCCCTCAACTCGTTGCAGGACCAATTGTAAGAGCATCCGAGTTTGTCCCACAGATTTATCAAAAATATAAACTCTCTGAAACAGAATACAACGAAGCCATTTTTCTGATTATTAATGGTTTGGTAAAGAAAATGATGATTTCGGATTATATTTCTGCCAATTATGTTGATAGAGTTTTTGCAGAGCCATTTCAATATACAGGTTTTGAAAACTTGATGGCAGTTTATGGCTATGCGATTCAGATTTATTGCGATTTTTCGGGTTATACAGACATTGCAATTGGAGTGGCATTGCTTTTAGGCTTTCGTTTGCCTATCAACTTCAACTCACCTTATAAGGCAACCAGTATTACAGATTTTTGGCGTAGATGGCACATTTCGCTTTCTTCTTGGCTAAGAGATTATCTTTATATTCCACTTGGAGGAAACCGAAAAGGCAAAGTAAGAACTTACGTAAACCTATTCTTGACCATGCTTTTGGGTGGGCTTTGGCACGGTAATGCTTGGCGTTTCGTGATTTGGGGTGCGCTTCATGGTGTTGCTCTAGCTGTTCATAAACTTTGGCTTACCTTCGTAGATATTCCAGAAACGTGGCAGAAATCAAAAGTATATAATCTTGTCATGCTCATCATTACGTTTCACTTTGTTTGTTTGTGTTGGATGTATTTCCGTGCTGCTGATGTAGCTACAGTAAACCTAATGCTAGAACAAATTTTCTATAAGTTTGAAGTAGCAGGAGTTTTTGAAAGGCTTGCAGCATATAAGACTATTTTTTCCGTCATGCTGTTAGGTTTTGTAATCCATTGGCTTCCAGAAGACATCAAAACAGCTACAAAAACTACCTTCGCAGAGCTTCCAGACCTCATAAAAGCGATTATCATTGTAGCGATTATTTTATTTGTCTTCCAATTCAAAACAGCAGGGATTCAGCCTTTTATTTATTTTCAGTTTTAG